In a genomic window of Sutcliffiella sp. FSL R7-0096:
- a CDS encoding class D sortase, which produces MLLHVIRICGIVLFVVGAALFVGSGLLYWKGISAVEERSDTVEEFSSSGLEDLRLGESRVAEEGEHGESVEVEAKVAVGEEIGEVYFPVLEVGMPVFHGVSEDELVKGVGHVPGSRFPGEGGNIVLSGHRDTVFRRLGELKVGDKVVLGFDGGEYIYKVARVRVVDKEDTSVVVPRAREVLTITTCYPFRFIGSAPERYVVEAEFLRRMEGESR; this is translated from the coding sequence ATGTTACTGCATGTAATTCGAATATGTGGAATAGTGTTGTTTGTTGTGGGGGCTGCTTTGTTTGTTGGAAGCGGCCTTTTGTATTGGAAGGGGATTTCGGCGGTGGAAGAGAGGTCGGATACTGTTGAGGAGTTTTCGTCGTCGGGTTTGGAGGATTTGCGTTTGGGCGAATCTCGGGTTGCCGAGGAGGGGGAACATGGTGAGTCTGTAGAGGTAGAGGCAAAGGTGGCGGTCGGTGAAGAAATCGGCGAAGTTTATTTTCCTGTTTTGGAAGTTGGAATGCCGGTCTTCCATGGAGTTTCTGAGGATGAGCTGGTAAAGGGAGTTGGCCATGTTCCTGGAAGCCGGTTTCCTGGAGAAGGGGGAAATATTGTACTTTCAGGTCACAGGGACACTGTATTCCGGAGGCTTGGGGAGCTTAAAGTCGGTGATAAGGTTGTGCTGGGGTTTGATGGTGGGGAGTATATTTATAAAGTCGCAAGGGTCAGGGTTGTAGACAAAGAGGATACTTCTGTGGTGGTCCCGAGAGCACGTGAGGTGTTGACGATCACGACTTGCTATCCATTTCGGTTTATTGGAAGTGCGCCTGAGCGGTATGTGGTGGAGGCTGAGTTTTTGAGAAGGATGGAGGGGGAAAGTCGTTGA
- a CDS encoding N-acetylmuramoyl-L-alanine amidase: MRIVLDAGHGYSTPGKRTPDGMREYEFNRVVAQYARQELLRYQDVEVLFTHSDDRDVPLQERTDRANSWGARAFVSIHANAFGNGGWNTTQGIETYTPVVNSPNSDRLANMVHRRLIQATGRRDRGIKSANFHVLRETNMASILCECGFMTFYQEAQLLKTDSYRRTCAIAIAEGLVEYFNLRLKPSPPPTTRIYRVQVGAFQAKENADNLAAELNRKGFNTFVFREQNLYKVQAGAFSQKENADRLASTLRSQGYSTFISI, from the coding sequence ATGAGAATAGTACTAGATGCTGGTCATGGCTATAGTACACCTGGTAAGCGAACACCTGATGGTATGAGAGAATATGAATTTAATAGGGTGGTTGCCCAGTATGCGAGGCAGGAGTTATTGCGCTATCAAGATGTGGAGGTCCTGTTTACCCATTCGGATGACAGAGATGTACCGTTGCAGGAACGTACAGATAGAGCTAACAGCTGGGGGGCGCGGGCGTTTGTCTCCATCCATGCCAATGCTTTCGGTAACGGGGGCTGGAATACTACTCAAGGGATAGAAACTTATACTCCAGTGGTCAACTCCCCTAACTCCGACCGCCTTGCCAACATGGTACACCGTAGGCTTATTCAAGCAACAGGACGGAGAGATAGAGGAATCAAATCCGCAAATTTCCATGTACTGAGAGAAACGAACATGGCATCGATATTGTGTGAATGCGGCTTTATGACATTCTATCAGGAAGCACAATTGCTCAAAACAGACAGCTACCGCAGAACCTGTGCGATTGCCATTGCAGAGGGATTGGTTGAATATTTCAACCTGAGACTCAAACCGTCACCACCGCCCACTACAAGGATCTATAGAGTCCAGGTCGGGGCCTTCCAAGCTAAGGAAAATGCCGACAACTTGGCAGCAGAATTAAATCGAAAAGGCTTTAACACGTTTGTGTTCAGAGAGCAGAATTTATATAAAGTGCAGGCAGGGGCCTTTTCCCAAAAAGAAAATGCGGATCGCTTGGCGTCAACGCTAAGATCACAAGGATATTCAACATTTATCAGCATATAA
- the ssb gene encoding single-stranded DNA-binding protein, producing the protein MINEVVLIGRMVKDPDLRYTKEGIPVASFRLAVNRSFKNHEGVIEADFVSCTAWRNLAKTTADYCRKGALVAVTGRIQTSRFEGKDGTTVFVTDIVVDNVRFLEKKREEKQEVPAASHSTVPPPPPPNPDNEPYTQTQGQTDSRTRPREWNQVQVPQDNQNASHQTQESQVSSYAQDHPNFMGRQPEKVEV; encoded by the coding sequence GTGATAAATGAAGTAGTGCTCATTGGCAGGATGGTGAAAGACCCGGACCTGCGGTATACAAAGGAGGGAATCCCGGTTGCCAGCTTCCGTTTGGCTGTCAATCGCTCTTTTAAAAATCACGAAGGGGTCATTGAGGCGGATTTTGTTTCCTGCACTGCATGGAGAAATCTTGCGAAGACAACAGCTGATTATTGTAGGAAAGGCGCCTTGGTGGCAGTTACCGGAAGGATTCAGACAAGCCGGTTTGAAGGGAAGGATGGCACCACTGTTTTTGTGACAGATATCGTGGTGGACAATGTGCGATTTCTGGAAAAGAAGCGAGAGGAAAAACAGGAGGTCCCTGCGGCTTCCCATTCAACAGTTCCCCCGCCGCCACCGCCAAACCCTGACAATGAACCGTACACCCAAACCCAAGGACAAACGGATAGTAGAACCAGACCGCGGGAATGGAACCAGGTTCAGGTCCCACAAGATAATCAGAACGCTTCCCATCAAACACAGGAGTCCCAAGTGTCCTCCTATGCACAGGATCATCCGAATTTCATGGGCAGGCAGCCTGAAAAAGTCGAAGTTTAA
- a CDS encoding DEAD/DEAH box helicase translates to MINEALYANSTYIEEQNQFFLYVKLRSSVLPPSRFIPLLFTWHEGSFFGSFFQESTHDGMAGVFLNPGDALELFANNTENSFLELEWCDQSEQYRLIAPAVSDVMNQRAFQPDFAAWQAGRLSFSLTVEGEELIKQNPLLPSYKEKMEEWVDAIMKDWLDRKEEENLQTYWMNYSGDPRVLAAEGRLVQYLDEEDWLRDIGWTKDSTPFKLGLRLLEPEKGEQDWKLETLLKDKKTEELYVWEEDTLPSSYKKYKKEVNRGFKKWQQLTPSLFSNGQIRSYLTEEDAWRFLVDGSERLLAIGSFIHLPPWWQAIKDSRIKVKARVNGSKKGGGHSQSFVGLQSLVNFEWRFSTRNTELSEEEFLAMVEENRRLVQIKGEWVVLDPGFIEEIKRMMKHAEENGIRMEDLLKSNAAGMGGEIPDDSDSNSSYSVQDISYEVTGSAECLIEQLYQGKDIPPFDVPETFKGELRPYQEHGAAWLSFLREHGFGACLADDMGLGKTIQLIAYFLSCKEKEPDGPPVLIICPTSVLGNWQKELEKFAPSLDVMLHYGPNRGKGSIFREAVLGFDVVLTSYAISHLDEEELASVGWRTICLDEAQNIKNADTKQSQAVRNLSGEHHIALTGTPMENRLSELWAIFDFINPGYLGSLGSFHKQFVLSIEKDQDKKKIQQLQMLIQPFLLRRTKQDEQVALNLPAKQEQKEYCPLTIEQASIYEQLVKETLDKVEELGGIQRRGLVLKMLGQLKQVCDHPALYLKEEAPENLLMRSSKMEKLVELVEQIRLRGESCLIFTQYISMGNMIIDALESSLGEKGRFLNGSVVKKDRDQLIQDFQAGEFNVLVLSLKAGGTGLNLTAANHVIHYDRWWNPAVENQATDRAYRIGQNRFVHVHKFIATGTLEEKIDAMIESKQALNNQIITSEGWITELDNEELRDLLTLR, encoded by the coding sequence ATGATTAATGAGGCTTTATATGCCAATTCAACCTACATCGAAGAACAGAATCAGTTTTTTCTTTATGTAAAACTCAGATCTTCTGTCCTTCCGCCATCAAGATTCATTCCGCTCCTGTTCACCTGGCATGAAGGTTCTTTTTTCGGTTCCTTTTTTCAGGAGTCCACCCATGATGGGATGGCTGGGGTATTTTTAAATCCCGGTGATGCACTGGAGCTTTTTGCGAACAATACGGAGAACTCCTTTTTAGAGCTTGAGTGGTGCGATCAATCTGAACAATATCGCCTGATTGCCCCTGCTGTTTCAGATGTAATGAACCAAAGAGCCTTTCAACCGGACTTTGCAGCTTGGCAGGCTGGAAGGCTTTCCTTCTCCTTAACCGTAGAAGGAGAGGAGCTTATTAAGCAGAACCCCCTTCTTCCCTCCTATAAGGAAAAGATGGAGGAGTGGGTCGATGCCATCATGAAGGATTGGCTGGATCGGAAAGAGGAGGAAAATCTGCAAACCTATTGGATGAACTACTCTGGGGATCCACGTGTACTTGCTGCAGAAGGCAGACTTGTGCAGTATCTTGACGAAGAGGACTGGCTCCGGGACATCGGGTGGACAAAGGATTCCACTCCCTTTAAACTTGGCCTCCGTTTATTGGAGCCGGAAAAAGGCGAGCAGGATTGGAAGTTGGAAACCCTCCTGAAGGATAAAAAAACAGAAGAACTATATGTATGGGAGGAAGATACCCTTCCTTCTTCCTATAAAAAATACAAAAAAGAAGTGAACCGTGGATTTAAAAAATGGCAGCAACTGACTCCCTCCCTCTTTTCTAATGGCCAGATCAGAAGCTATTTAACGGAAGAAGACGCTTGGCGTTTCCTTGTGGACGGAAGCGAAAGGCTACTCGCAATCGGCAGCTTCATCCATCTGCCTCCATGGTGGCAGGCTATCAAGGATTCCAGGATTAAGGTGAAGGCTCGAGTAAATGGTTCTAAAAAAGGTGGTGGCCATTCACAGTCCTTCGTGGGTCTTCAATCTCTGGTTAATTTTGAATGGCGCTTTTCAACCCGCAACACAGAGCTATCCGAGGAGGAATTTCTCGCCATGGTCGAGGAGAACCGCCGACTTGTACAGATCAAAGGCGAGTGGGTTGTACTCGATCCAGGATTTATCGAAGAGATTAAACGGATGATGAAGCATGCGGAAGAGAACGGGATCCGCATGGAAGATCTGTTGAAAAGTAATGCGGCTGGCATGGGTGGAGAGATTCCGGATGATTCAGATTCCAATTCAAGCTATTCTGTCCAGGATATCTCTTACGAAGTGACCGGCTCAGCTGAGTGCCTGATTGAACAGCTATATCAGGGCAAGGACATCCCTCCTTTTGACGTCCCGGAGACATTTAAAGGGGAGCTTAGACCCTATCAGGAACACGGAGCAGCTTGGCTGTCCTTTTTAAGGGAGCATGGTTTTGGTGCATGTCTTGCAGATGACATGGGGCTTGGGAAAACGATTCAGCTTATCGCCTACTTCCTCTCCTGCAAGGAAAAGGAACCGGATGGGCCGCCAGTGCTGATCATCTGCCCTACCTCCGTCCTTGGCAACTGGCAAAAGGAGCTGGAAAAGTTCGCTCCTAGCCTGGATGTCATGTTGCATTACGGACCAAATCGCGGGAAAGGGTCTATTTTTCGGGAGGCTGTACTAGGGTTTGATGTCGTACTGACCTCCTATGCCATCTCTCATCTGGATGAAGAGGAGCTAGCGAGTGTCGGCTGGCGCACCATCTGCCTGGATGAAGCGCAGAACATCAAAAATGCAGACACGAAACAGTCACAAGCAGTACGGAACCTGAGTGGAGAGCATCATATCGCACTCACTGGAACGCCAATGGAAAACCGTCTATCTGAGCTGTGGGCCATTTTTGATTTTATCAATCCAGGCTATCTGGGTTCCCTTGGCTCTTTCCATAAGCAGTTTGTTCTCTCGATTGAAAAGGACCAAGATAAAAAGAAAATTCAGCAGCTTCAGATGCTGATTCAGCCATTCCTGTTGCGTCGGACCAAGCAAGACGAACAGGTAGCCCTTAACCTTCCTGCCAAACAGGAACAAAAGGAATATTGCCCGCTGACCATTGAACAAGCTTCCATTTATGAGCAACTCGTAAAAGAGACATTGGATAAGGTGGAAGAACTCGGTGGCATCCAGCGCCGCGGCCTTGTTTTGAAAATGCTTGGACAACTGAAGCAGGTCTGCGATCATCCTGCCCTTTATTTAAAAGAAGAGGCGCCGGAGAATCTGTTGATGCGCTCCAGTAAGATGGAAAAGCTCGTGGAGTTAGTGGAGCAGATCCGCTTGCGCGGAGAAAGCTGCCTTATTTTCACCCAATACATCTCGATGGGGAATATGATCATCGACGCTTTGGAGTCAAGTTTAGGGGAAAAAGGGAGATTTCTGAATGGAAGTGTGGTCAAAAAAGATCGAGATCAGCTTATCCAAGATTTCCAGGCCGGGGAATTCAATGTGTTGGTGCTTTCCTTGAAAGCTGGTGGAACCGGGTTGAACCTGACAGCGGCCAACCATGTCATCCATTACGATCGTTGGTGGAACCCTGCTGTTGAGAACCAGGCAACGGACAGAGCCTACCGTATCGGGCAGAACCGGTTTGTGCATGTGCATAAATTTATTGCCACCGGAACGCTTGAAGAGAAGATTGATGCCATGATCGAATCCAAGCAAGCGCTAAATAACCAGATCATCACTAGTGAAGGCTGGATTACGGAGCTTGATAATGAGGAATTGAGAGACTTGTTGACATTGCGGTGA
- a CDS encoding BsuPI-related putative proteinase inhibitor, translating into MYKIILFLTMFHMLAACGTSGNSTQEEPVENNSSTGSEVSDGNEEETPESDKAKEELKEKMKVEENKDGELNGQIERKDQDFLFTVINNQEKDAEITFSSGQEYDYVVIDESGKVVKKLSEGMMYTQAIKEVVLAPGEKLEYPVSYDDVTADLAVGEYTIEFFFTDSNHHASAKETFTIE; encoded by the coding sequence ATGTATAAAATAATACTTTTTCTAACAATGTTCCACATGCTTGCCGCATGTGGAACGAGTGGTAATTCCACCCAGGAAGAACCTGTCGAAAACAACTCCTCTACAGGCAGCGAAGTTTCAGATGGAAATGAAGAAGAAACCCCTGAATCGGACAAGGCAAAGGAAGAATTGAAAGAGAAGATGAAAGTAGAGGAAAACAAAGACGGGGAGCTCAACGGACAGATTGAGCGAAAAGATCAGGACTTCCTATTCACTGTCATAAACAACCAAGAAAAGGATGCAGAAATCACCTTTTCTTCCGGACAGGAATACGACTATGTGGTCATCGATGAATCAGGCAAAGTCGTTAAAAAGCTGTCCGAGGGGATGATGTACACCCAAGCTATAAAAGAAGTCGTTTTAGCACCAGGTGAAAAGCTGGAATACCCAGTATCCTATGACGACGTAACAGCAGACCTAGCTGTTGGAGAATACACCATTGAATTTTTCTTCACAGACTCCAACCACCACGCTTCAGCAAAGGAAACATTCACCATCGAATGA
- a CDS encoding general stress protein, whose product MTEQRMEIVGSYLMEEEAMNKVNWLKNEGYHPEEIWIIRDRRGVLEQLGEEPISGVSSSEETNYANTSATSSVVSPGSLLKPESKSVAATLMELGIDKEEAYRYEFDVKVGKMLILATPVPTSEVGTAESHVDNYSVSEEPAMMIDEDDKQGGAMKSTSEHHIKIDGPENVAGTSSHTSGNAPGSSINRPMPDANIDGTVPLDEQLLREEPVVDEKVEKDFAREEVISLHDQASVTNESPTMEREEMRADTLSRESNNGKRYAENKTEEDVDKALLYEHGQPFPMEKPYEEEVYDKNVIADGPLHVEDVPGDATTTEREKPLFQSDEGVRPKSALEQEEEMSNEDNGPILFEDTLNEMERDKPGVGMEPGLDEEGTLVTESQEDLYTTEYEEGELVDEEADIYPEAPSNYENETSVFEEDTPEPFSSRKKERMETRRAELFDTEDDDLFRK is encoded by the coding sequence ATGACTGAGCAACGCATGGAAATTGTAGGATCTTACCTAATGGAAGAAGAGGCAATGAATAAGGTCAATTGGTTAAAAAATGAAGGCTACCATCCTGAGGAAATTTGGATCATCCGCGACCGACGTGGCGTGTTGGAGCAATTGGGAGAAGAACCGATCAGCGGTGTTTCTTCCTCAGAGGAAACCAATTACGCTAACACGAGTGCCACCAGTTCCGTTGTATCTCCCGGCAGCCTGCTGAAGCCTGAATCCAAAAGTGTCGCTGCTACCCTGATGGAGCTTGGAATCGATAAAGAAGAAGCCTACCGCTATGAATTTGATGTGAAGGTCGGGAAAATGCTGATTCTCGCTACCCCGGTACCAACCAGCGAAGTTGGTACGGCTGAGAGCCACGTGGATAACTATAGTGTGAGCGAGGAGCCGGCAATGATGATAGATGAAGATGATAAGCAAGGGGGGGCTATGAAGAGCACTTCCGAGCATCACATCAAGATAGATGGACCAGAGAATGTAGCCGGTACTTCCAGCCATACTTCCGGGAATGCACCTGGTAGCTCCATCAACAGACCTATGCCGGATGCCAATATTGATGGCACTGTTCCTCTTGACGAGCAATTGCTTAGGGAGGAGCCGGTTGTGGATGAAAAAGTGGAAAAGGATTTCGCTCGGGAGGAGGTAATTTCCCTGCATGACCAGGCAAGTGTCACCAATGAATCACCTACAATGGAACGGGAGGAAATGCGAGCGGATACTCTCTCACGTGAGTCAAATAATGGCAAGCGTTATGCGGAAAACAAAACAGAGGAAGATGTAGATAAGGCTCTACTTTATGAGCATGGCCAACCATTTCCAATGGAAAAGCCGTATGAAGAAGAAGTATACGATAAAAATGTCATCGCAGACGGGCCATTGCATGTCGAGGATGTTCCGGGTGATGCCACTACAACCGAACGGGAAAAACCGTTATTTCAATCTGATGAGGGTGTGAGACCAAAGTCTGCACTAGAGCAGGAAGAAGAAATGTCGAATGAGGATAACGGTCCCATACTCTTTGAGGATACGTTGAACGAGATGGAGCGCGACAAACCTGGTGTGGGGATGGAGCCTGGTTTGGATGAGGAAGGAACGCTTGTGACAGAGAGCCAAGAGGATCTTTACACAACCGAGTATGAAGAAGGCGAATTGGTTGATGAAGAGGCCGATATCTATCCTGAAGCACCTTCCAACTACGAGAATGAGACTTCTGTTTTTGAAGAGGATACCCCGGAGCCATTTTCCTCCCGTAAAAAAGAGCGAATGGAAACAAGACGAGCTGAACTCTTTGACACAGAGGACGATGACCTGTTCCGCAAATAG
- a CDS encoding helix-turn-helix transcriptional regulator — MMNTSFLARNIKYLRNQKNWSQQDLADRLNRVHATISKWETEKEVPPLETLIELSKLFKVSIDYLVGNHYEQEHYVKEFNRLYQINQTDEELMQIVDYLKQHQKFKEILHKHTKQNITDRKVMEEMMGIYVNK, encoded by the coding sequence ATGATGAACACGTCCTTTTTAGCCAGAAACATCAAATACCTTCGCAATCAGAAAAACTGGTCCCAGCAAGACCTTGCCGATCGCCTGAACAGGGTACATGCCACCATCAGTAAGTGGGAAACGGAAAAGGAAGTGCCACCATTAGAAACCCTCATCGAGCTTAGCAAACTATTTAAGGTCTCCATCGATTATCTGGTAGGCAACCATTACGAACAAGAGCATTATGTAAAAGAATTCAACCGACTCTATCAGATTAACCAGACAGACGAAGAACTTATGCAAATTGTCGACTACTTGAAACAGCATCAAAAGTTCAAAGAAATACTACATAAACATACCAAGCAAAACATAACAGATAGAAAAGTGATGGAAGAAATGATGGGTATCTATGTGAATAAATGA
- a CDS encoding SEC-C metal-binding domain-containing protein, with translation MIGRNEPCLCGSGKKYKKCCEKKQDGLEKVLESELMGLQVDIMRFAYEKFAGELESVSTKYLHKFSMDEMKEEAFNELLHLWYMFTVKRDNGRTIVEEFVEVHAGKFSRSQVKEWAESWQDAYPSIYKVANLRGDVYTMEDFFTKEKVKVTYIGREDSLSKNELVIGMFVPYQQEKVVFMSTFERGVLETIRLEEKIQEALSDIAVNEDYIRENFPDLAGRMVEFELSEEDVQELPVQDAAQERVLELFAEAAKKRGYPERFLEFANMLWSIYCMKESPMIRNEQNYAAALVYFLDTHFMKEQMETQKALAEEFGGSPGSVSSTFRKLDEVLQPVLKTFEEDIEAALKGAS, from the coding sequence ATGATTGGAAGAAATGAACCATGCCTATGCGGCAGTGGCAAGAAATATAAGAAATGCTGTGAAAAGAAGCAGGACGGCCTTGAAAAAGTATTGGAGTCGGAATTGATGGGTTTGCAAGTCGATATCATGCGATTTGCATATGAGAAATTTGCAGGAGAGCTTGAAAGTGTAAGCACAAAATACCTACATAAATTTTCAATGGATGAGATGAAGGAAGAAGCTTTTAATGAGCTACTCCATCTCTGGTATATGTTCACGGTAAAACGTGATAACGGCCGCACGATTGTGGAGGAGTTTGTTGAAGTCCATGCAGGGAAGTTCTCTCGTTCCCAAGTAAAAGAGTGGGCTGAAAGCTGGCAGGACGCTTATCCTTCCATCTACAAGGTGGCGAATCTTCGTGGGGATGTTTATACCATGGAAGACTTTTTTACCAAAGAAAAAGTGAAGGTCACTTATATTGGCAGGGAGGACAGCTTAAGCAAAAACGAGCTGGTCATCGGGATGTTTGTCCCTTATCAGCAGGAGAAAGTTGTATTCATGTCGACCTTTGAACGGGGCGTGCTGGAGACGATCCGCTTGGAAGAAAAAATACAAGAAGCACTTAGCGACATTGCTGTAAACGAAGACTATATTCGTGAAAACTTCCCAGACCTTGCAGGGCGCATGGTTGAATTTGAGTTGAGTGAAGAGGATGTTCAGGAGCTTCCTGTCCAGGATGCGGCGCAGGAACGAGTATTGGAGCTGTTTGCTGAGGCGGCGAAAAAACGCGGATATCCGGAAAGGTTCTTGGAATTTGCCAACATGCTGTGGTCCATCTATTGCATGAAGGAAAGTCCGATGATCCGCAATGAACAGAACTACGCTGCAGCCTTGGTTTACTTCTTGGATACCCATTTTATGAAAGAGCAAATGGAAACCCAAAAGGCGCTAGCCGAGGAGTTTGGAGGATCACCCGGAAGTGTATCATCCACCTTCCGCAAACTTGATGAGGTGTTACAGCCTGTTCTGAAGACATTTGAAGAGGATATTGAAGCCGCATTGAAAGGCGCTTCTTAA
- a CDS encoding YwpF family protein: MKTFKLVALSLVHGEDVEQLDLQDGLIINREYGKENWLIEALLPKSEPEKYEKFRDNEEMLHIQATISKPTNDPASFEAVVRQVAVMEDKMSILFEGELFRKNTNYHEKLLERLVLEGYAGEELVQAFKTKVKEKPVLEKSK; encoded by the coding sequence ATGAAAACGTTCAAACTAGTAGCATTATCCCTCGTACATGGTGAAGACGTTGAACAGCTGGATTTACAAGACGGTTTGATTATCAATAGAGAGTACGGAAAAGAAAACTGGCTTATTGAGGCATTGCTTCCAAAGAGCGAGCCGGAAAAATATGAAAAGTTCCGTGATAATGAAGAAATGCTTCATATTCAAGCTACCATCTCGAAACCGACAAATGACCCCGCTTCCTTTGAGGCTGTCGTTCGCCAAGTGGCTGTGATGGAGGACAAAATGAGCATTCTCTTTGAAGGCGAGCTCTTCCGCAAAAACACCAACTACCACGAAAAACTGCTCGAACGCCTCGTCCTTGAAGGCTACGCAGGCGAAGAACTCGTCCAAGCATTTAAGACAAAAGTCAAAGAAAAGCCTGTATTGGAGAAGAGTAAGTAG
- a CDS encoding VanZ family protein, whose product MKNKRILYYLFLAFGWTVILFYLSSMSYAEQDIRPYLQMLVAEEHIAQVFSDVEITYRDSTVSVDNMGGYQFVEFLFRKGAHLFFYSVLGYLLVRYFASSLGRKYWRVCLFSLSILLTIAMLDEYLQHLHPERSGQWADVWLNGMGGVKGIITGFLSTYIKKSRKAETKKSEDPSM is encoded by the coding sequence ATGAAAAATAAGAGAATCCTATACTATTTGTTCCTGGCCTTTGGCTGGACCGTCATATTGTTCTATTTGTCTTCTATGTCCTACGCGGAGCAGGATATCAGGCCGTACTTGCAAATGCTTGTAGCGGAAGAACACATCGCCCAAGTATTTTCCGACGTCGAAATTACGTACAGGGACAGCACGGTGAGTGTGGACAATATGGGAGGCTACCAGTTTGTGGAGTTTCTCTTCCGAAAAGGAGCCCACCTGTTTTTTTATAGTGTCCTTGGTTATCTGCTTGTCCGGTATTTTGCAAGTTCTTTAGGGAGGAAGTATTGGAGGGTATGTTTGTTTAGTCTATCTATACTTCTTACGATTGCGATGCTTGACGAGTATTTGCAGCATCTGCACCCCGAACGAAGCGGACAGTGGGCGGATGTTTGGTTGAATGGTATGGGTGGGGTGAAGGGGATCATTACTGGGTTCCTGTCCACCTATATTAAGAAGAGCCGTAAAGCTGAAACAAAAAAGAGCGAAGATCCATCTATGTAG
- a CDS encoding processed acidic surface protein, translated as MQRILLFACALMVGATLFIGPVAVAAAPKEEEVDSYLKEIGWTRKDLDNYLKFYEVSLEDFKDINHLRDELGTPINEENLLIMLETYDLTKEELEVLLSRFGEKVQDYTFIEDLELAVDFYMTHEEEVARAEDFLVSMGFEAEEARLIFHHILSLPKDVLAEELERLEGMLEEEPNSVDKVFSLWTEMMSVFQVDADLHVEDGERVQVTEETLMQPGWLEGKDVHLDLYNGEGSLLASAVMDEQIVSPSFAKSTGTELVHLGQVGVKMSDELYHNRMPDTASLYGFGIMAGLCMLVAAGVLVRWSGMGMARRGS; from the coding sequence ATGCAACGGATTTTATTGTTTGCTTGTGCATTGATGGTGGGGGCGACATTGTTTATTGGACCGGTCGCTGTTGCTGCGGCACCGAAAGAGGAGGAAGTGGATTCCTATTTGAAGGAAATTGGTTGGACGAGAAAGGACTTGGATAACTATTTGAAATTTTATGAGGTAAGTCTAGAGGACTTTAAAGATATCAACCATCTTCGTGATGAGCTTGGCACCCCGATCAACGAAGAAAATCTTTTGATTATGCTAGAAACGTACGATCTGACGAAAGAAGAGTTGGAGGTGCTGTTATCTCGGTTTGGTGAAAAAGTGCAGGATTATACGTTCATTGAGGATTTGGAGCTTGCCGTGGACTTTTACATGACCCACGAGGAGGAAGTGGCACGAGCGGAGGATTTTCTTGTTTCCATGGGATTTGAGGCCGAGGAAGCAAGGTTAATTTTCCATCATATTTTAAGCCTTCCTAAAGACGTGCTGGCAGAAGAGTTGGAAAGGTTGGAGGGGATGCTTGAAGAGGAGCCGAATTCAGTAGATAAGGTGTTTTCCCTTTGGACAGAAATGATGAGTGTATTCCAGGTGGATGCCGATCTGCATGTAGAGGACGGCGAACGGGTGCAAGTGACAGAGGAAACCTTGATGCAACCAGGTTGGCTGGAAGGAAAGGATGTCCACCTAGATTTATATAATGGGGAAGGCAGCCTGCTTGCATCTGCGGTGATGGATGAGCAGATTGTGTCTCCATCGTTTGCGAAGTCCACGGGGACCGAGCTTGTCCACCTAGGACAGGTTGGGGTAAAGATGAGCGATGAGCTTTATCATAATAGAATGCCTGATACGGCTTCCCTGTATGGTTTTGGGATAATGGCTGGGCTATGTATGCTTGTTGCGGCAGGTGTGTTGGTGAGATGGAGTGGAATGGGCATGGCACGCAGAGGTAGCTGA